In Methanoregula formicica SMSP, the DNA window TAACGTGTTTTGCAAAGGCGTTCTTCCCTTTTGCCACGAACTCCGCCACGTCATCGCGGATCGTGACGCGGTATCCCGGCGCAGGGAGTGCAGCCATGAGCCTGCGGGCGCCTTCGATCCCGAGGGTCAGCCGGCCGTCCGATGCACGGACCGTCGCAAGCCGGGTCCCTTCATAAAGCACCTGCCGGACCCGTCCCGTGGTGGAATGGATGAAGGTGCAGCCCTCCGGAAAGAGGGACGGGCCCACATTCCCGCCGAACTGGAAGTCAGCGATTACCTGGATCCTTCGCAGCAAACTGTTCTCCGAGTATCCGGTTGACACGAATAACAAACTCCTCTTCCGCGGGTTTGGGGATATATGCGCCCGCTGCAATCTTATGCCCTCCGCCCCCGCCGCCGTACTCCGCTGAGGCTTCCGAGAGCGCTTTCTGGAGGTCGATACCCTTCTCGACAATCCGTTCCGTTGTCCGCATCG includes these proteins:
- a CDS encoding PUA domain-containing protein, translated to MLRRIQVIADFQFGGNVGPSLFPEGCTFIHSTTGRVRQVLYEGTRLATVRASDGRLTLGIEGARRLMAALPAPGYRVTIRDDVAEFVAKGKNAFAKHVTGADPQIRAGDDVLVVAGDDRLVACGAAVVSGPEMLAFNYGVAVKVRQGSEKDASGKHQSAPDEGDDEEARHECRAD